The Streptomyces lienomycini sequence CCGAAGCACTGATGCCCCCGCGACCCGACGACTGATGCCGATTGGGACGGTCCGTAGCGCCGACCCGAACCCTAACGCTGAAGTTTAGGGTTACCAGTGTGTCTGTTCCTTGGACTCTTCCGAACAGGACACTAAGTCGACAAGTGGCGCACGTTCAACGAACACGCCGAACCTCCCGTTTTTCTTTTCACCCTATGTGATCAGCCGTAGCGCTGCCCAACCAGGGTGCTGGCCTGCACGTATACCCGTCAACTCCCGGATGACGCCGGGGCGGTGGGAACACTCACGTCGAAGTGCCGCGCGTCGGGCGTCGCTTTCATCAGCGCGGTCAGCGCGCGCGCCTTGTCCACACCCTGTTCACCGCTTCCCCACGAGACGGTCCGCCCGCCGCTCAACTCCAGCGAGATGTCGTCGTAGGAACGGACCTTGACGAGCCGTGCGTCCCGGGCCACCTCGTCCGGGAGCCGGCCTGCCACCCGCACCGCCTCGCGCACCAGGCGGTCCTCGTCGAAGCGGCGCAGGCTCGCCGCGGCGGATCCGGAACGAGCCGGTTCCAATTCGAGCGCGGGCACGCCTTTCGGGGCCTTGGAAACCGTGGCGAAACGGACGCCTTCATCGTCCACTTCCACGAACTTTCCGCCCTTTTGCACAATCAGGACGGGAGTACGCTCCGTCACTTTCAGCCCGATTCCGTGCGGCCAGGAACGCTCCACGTCGACCTCGTCAATGCGCGGCAGTTTCCGGCGCAGTCGGGCCTCGACCGCCTCGGTGTCGACGGAAACCAGCGGGTCCCCGACGGGCACGTCGGCGGCCTCGCGCACCTGCTCGGGCGTCAGGACCCGGGTTCCGGAGACGGACACGTCTTCCAGGCGCGTCCAGGCCGAGCCGTAGAGCACCCAGACGGTTCCGCCCGCGACCAGTACGAGCGCGACGGCGAGGATGATGATCGTACGAAGGCGCGGCGGGCGGAACCGGCGTGCCCGGGGCGGGCCGGACGACTCCTGCTGGCGTGCACCG is a genomic window containing:
- the ftsQ gene encoding cell division protein FtsQ — encoded protein: MAGPTTAERGARQQESSGPPRARRFRPPRLRTIIILAVALVLVAGGTVWVLYGSAWTRLEDVSVSGTRVLTPEQVREAADVPVGDPLVSVDTEAVEARLRRKLPRIDEVDVERSWPHGIGLKVTERTPVLIVQKGGKFVEVDDEGVRFATVSKAPKGVPALELEPARSGSAAASLRRFDEDRLVREAVRVAGRLPDEVARDARLVKVRSYDDISLELSGGRTVSWGSGEQGVDKARALTALMKATPDARHFDVSVPTAPASSGS